GCAAATTCTTTTTCTACCATGTGGTTGGATAATAATCCAACTTTCATTGAAGGCTCAAGGCTGAAGCTTATATATGAATTCAAAATGTTCTCTGCTCTCTCCTTAAGACTGAGAGACCAATCATAAGAAGCAAGTAGTGAATATGGCTGGTTTGTTCGACAAACAGGCCGAGATTTATTCGGATTCAAGGCCAACCTATCCAAGCGAATGGTTTTCGAAGCTGGCTGCTCTGACCTCTCAACACTCTTTAGCTTGGGATGCTGGCACTGGCAGCGGCCAAGCTGCTCTTGCtgttagtctctctctctctctctcaaatttggTCTAATAACTATATGTTTTTGCTGATTTGTGGATTTGTTAACCGAGTGATATGAAAGCATAAGTCAAAGCTGATGAATGAATATTTACTTCTTTTTAGTCGCATGCACACCCATTAGGTAAACCCCTAAAGCATTTTTGTGCTCTAAAAATTTGATTGGTTGCATAGTTCTAACTAGTCGTGACTTAGAATCTGATTGGACGAAGCACTTCTATTCTACCATATAATCTATTATTAAGTGCAGAATTGAGATTATTGGATTCAAATCAGTTAtggtccatttggttggagtAGTAGGAAAGTGTGAGGATAGAAAATGAGGAAGAAatagaaaagtgagagaataaaaaaaatttagttttctctcatttatGTTAATTATTTGGTTAGAATGATAGaatagtggagagatgaaaaacttatttatttggttgagaaaaaaaattagaggatggaaaagtgaagttgatataaatttacaattatgttcctattaaataaaacaaaaaaacaacacattttttagcaaaaaaattgtgttcgcgcaaacaaaaaagtaacacattgtttttagcaaaaataattgtGTATGTGCAAGTggccaaaaaagaataaaaataaaaagcaaatgaaaaaaaaaaaggacctgCCCATTTTGGgaagaaaactttttggtggaCTTGGAAAGAAAACACCTGAACCTTATCATTTCTTTTCGTTCCTCCCCATCTCTAAAAGGTTTTCCCTCCCATTTTCTCTCTAATAAGGTTTTCCATCTTCCCTAAAATCTACTCTACCAATCACACCCTTAAAGTTCTTATGTAACTCAATCAtgatattaaatttaataaatcttatttactattttgaAATAAGTGAAGCATGAACTTtctcatattattattaatgagtgaTCTTAGTTGTATGATAAATATGCTAATATACCATGGTATCAGAATTCAATGATTAGGGTCACATCAATTAGATCAAATTAAGACCCTTTTGAGTATATACCGttgttagtttctttaaaactttCTCCCATCTTCccatgtgtgtgttaaaatatttactattctccaaaaaaagaaaaagtattagATCAAATCAAGTCATAATCGAAGGttttctccacacacacacaaaagaaaaaaaagaaaaagaaaaaaaaaggagttctGTAATAGATGAAGGTTTTCTtataatagtaaataaataattataggcacaatatattaggttacccaattaaattcaaatacttaAGTGGATTAACCACATATATTTAGTATTATCTTTTCAAAGAACAGTTAAATTCAGTGTAAACAGATAATTCAATTGGGAGTCTAAGGTAGGTATGATTTTAGCTTAGACTTCACTACCCAAGAGTTGTTTGGAATCACCACCaaccaaaaacacaattttaacaaatgaaattttattaatcaacaaTAGTTTGAAAACCAATAAACCATCTGGAGCTTTTATCGAGCTTCCCCGAAACAAAGAGATAAAGATAACATCCATGAAAACAAATCTTAGTTGAATTGTAACTACTAATTCATGAGTAGTCTAATGTAATCCAAACTTATATCTAAaccaaaactaaataaataaaatattaaaatataaaatattccaaTGAAGATTGGATGAAAACCTGAaataaaaattctgaaattattttgttctttttaagaTATTCTTGAACCATATACATTATGTTCGCTTTTCCAGGTTGCTGAGTATTTTAAGCAAGTAATTGGAACAGACATAAGTGAAGCTCAACTAAAACATGCAACGCAACATCCTCGAGTCAAATACATCCACACCCCCTTATCCCTCTCTGACGATGAATTAGTGACTCTAATAGGTGGTGAAAATTCAGTTGATTTGGTGACTGTGGCTGAAGCTGTGCACTGGTTTGAACTCCCAAAATTTTACTCCATTGTTACACGGCTTCTACGTAAGCCAGGAGGAGTAATTGCCATATGGGGCTACAATGACATGGAAGTAAGCCCAACATTTGATCCTGTGATGAAAAGAGTCCGTGAAACAACCCTCCCCTTTTATGACCcaaaggcacaatgctttctTGATGGTTATAGGACACTTCCATTTCCTTTTGAGAGTGTAGGTTTAGGTTCTGAGGGAGAACCATTGCAACTCGACATTCAAAGAGTGATGTCCTTTGAAGAAATGGTGAGGGGCTTAAGGTCATCTTCGGCAGTCACTAAAGCCAAGGACCAAGGGGTGGATTTATTACCTGAAGAAGTGATTAAGGAGCTTGAGAGTGCTTGGGGTGGTCCTAATGTGATAAAAACTGTGACCATCAAGGCCTTTATGCTTGCAGGAAAAGTAAAGGtataaatattttcaagcaATTCATGTTTGTGAACTAAATGTATgatcttttttgtttcttgagAAACAACTCTATTTATGATATGATGATAATGGTTAATAATAGTCTACTTGTCCTTAATTATTGGCCAGAATTGGGTTTCCTTCCTCCAAGTGAGAATGAAATAAAAGCTTTAAATTTTCAACTTGCTTAAAGTTATGATCACTTCTAAAGAAAgttacaaaatatatacatatatactagCACCAATAATGATAAGTCCAATACCAATATTGTTAGGCATACCATATTACCATGTCTATTTTCAATGGCATCCTTTCTTTAACGAAAATTAAGGTCTCTATCATTCCTTTTTATAATATAATCCCTCACATTGCTCGGTCTGTAAAATCCTGGATTTTTTCCTTCATATGTCATCATTAGTATGGCTCAAAGAACCACATTTAGGATGCAGCTGTGAGAAGTCACACATGGTGCAAGTAGTAAACAACAGTAGAAAGAGAGCCCAATTGACATGCAAACACAAGCATGCTTTGCATATCTTTAAGTAGGTAAGACATCAAGGGCCTTGAATTTTTTGTACCAAAGTTATATCGTTACACATAAAAGTAGTAATGTAAAGCAAAGTCTGATGTAGAGATTGCAGGGTTAGCTCTTGCTTCCATTGTTTGAGAAGTATCACAAGATTCACAACGATAGGGATCAAATTATATACCTCGGGTTCTCAAATAGCTTGGCACAacttaataattattaaaatttaaaaaaaaaaaaaaaaaaaaaaaaaaaaaaaaactgtctgCACATAATCtaaaaaggaataaataaataaagatggGGATGGTCCCAG
The Quercus lobata isolate SW786 chromosome 10, ValleyOak3.0 Primary Assembly, whole genome shotgun sequence DNA segment above includes these coding regions:
- the LOC115962685 gene encoding putative methyltransferase DDB_G0268948, with product MAGLFDKQAEIYSDSRPTYPSEWFSKLAALTSQHSLAWDAGTGSGQAALAVAEYFKQVIGTDISEAQLKHATQHPRVKYIHTPLSLSDDELVTLIGGENSVDLVTVAEAVHWFELPKFYSIVTRLLRKPGGVIAIWGYNDMEVSPTFDPVMKRVRETTLPFYDPKAQCFLDGYRTLPFPFESVGLGSEGEPLQLDIQRVMSFEEMVRGLRSSSAVTKAKDQGVDLLPEEVIKELESAWGGPNVIKTVTIKAFMLAGKVKV